In Anaerolineales bacterium, a single window of DNA contains:
- a CDS encoding nucleoside-diphosphate kinase, with amino-acid sequence MERSLVLVKPDAVQRGLIGEVILRLERRGLRLVAAKFINVSQELARTHYAIHLGKPFYESLIAYITSAPVMAMVWEGPNAINAIRQSMGATSPTNAAPGSIRHDFALEIGRNLTHASDTVENGEKEVALWFSPQELVTWERALDQWIFEA; translated from the coding sequence ATGGAACGATCATTGGTGCTGGTAAAACCCGACGCAGTCCAAAGAGGCTTAATCGGTGAAGTTATATTGAGGTTGGAGCGGCGCGGATTGCGATTAGTCGCTGCTAAATTTATCAATGTCAGCCAGGAATTGGCCCGCACTCACTATGCCATCCACCTGGGCAAGCCATTTTACGAGAGCCTGATCGCCTATATCACCTCTGCACCGGTGATGGCCATGGTCTGGGAAGGACCGAATGCCATCAATGCCATTCGCCAGTCCATGGGAGCTACCTCCCCAACCAATGCAGCCCCCGGCTCGATCCGCCATGATTTTGCCCTGGAGATCGGCCGCAACCTCACCCATGCCTCAGACACCGTGGAGAACGGTGAAAAAGAGGTGGCGCTGTGGTTCTCTCCCCAGGAGTTGGTCACCTGGGAACGTGCCCTTGACCAGTGGATCTTCGAGGCTTGA
- a CDS encoding sodium-translocating pyrophosphatase gives MDILGLARHGLNSFEQIAIVGVVVVAIISLLYAWYLRGRVLAKDKGTPKMQEVWNAIRIGANSYLNRQLRSILPLIIVLTVVLFLSVYIVPPSLEAREWHCIFLQGVDAHNIQALTTCAEGITKESNPAAYQQILLIIGVARMIGFIMGASFSLTVGQLGMRMAIEANVRAASAARRGFNEALSIAYYAGTITGMLTDGLGLLGGTLIFMIFGRAAPDALLGFGFGGTLLALFMRVGGGIYTKAADVGADLVGKVEQDIPEDDPRNAAVIADLVGDNVGDCAGMAADIFESYEVTIVSGLILGLALVALTGDLKWIVYPLIIRAIGVLSSILGTFTVPIWEGFPIKFLRAHDAEEAMFRSYEVSSINTIVWSFALAYWYADDWRLAALTTIGVALAVAYNPLTSYFTSTKKAPVKEIVDSTRGGPATTILSGLSVGMESSVWALVVIVISFILAVLLYSSNGTTYVLYAVAMIGIGMLSHTGNNVAMDSYGPISDNANGIGEMAWHDMDDEETRKARQIMADLDAVGNTTKAITKGVAIASAVIAAVSLFASFITDVGRVQSQLGFPVMDSIRVSDTRVFVGLLLGGALPWLFSSLSIKAVTRAAGLIVEEVRRQFRIPGLMEGKVQPDYARAVGISTKAAQKELIPLATIAVLLPLAVGLLLQVEALGGFLAGIILSGQLLAVFMANTGGAWDNAKKSIEDEPRDLQANTGKGSERHKAGVVGDTVGDPLKDTAGPALNPMIKVVNLVSLIMAPIIVKYSTSPAVSYVVGLALLVAVGWAILSSKKPATPF, from the coding sequence ATGGATATCTTGGGTTTAGCTCGACATGGATTGAATAGCTTTGAGCAGATCGCTATCGTGGGTGTGGTGGTTGTTGCCATCATCAGCTTATTGTATGCCTGGTATCTGCGAGGCAGAGTCCTGGCAAAGGATAAAGGCACCCCAAAGATGCAGGAAGTGTGGAACGCCATTCGCATTGGTGCGAACAGCTATTTGAACCGCCAATTGCGCTCCATTCTTCCCCTGATAATCGTTCTAACCGTCGTCCTCTTCCTTTCGGTATATATCGTTCCTCCTTCCTTGGAAGCCCGTGAATGGCATTGTATCTTCCTCCAGGGCGTAGATGCTCATAATATCCAGGCATTGACTACCTGTGCCGAGGGAATCACAAAAGAAAGCAACCCCGCTGCTTACCAGCAGATCCTGCTCATCATCGGGGTGGCCCGCATGATTGGCTTCATCATGGGTGCCTCATTTTCACTAACTGTCGGTCAGCTGGGCATGCGCATGGCGATCGAGGCTAACGTCCGGGCAGCTTCTGCAGCCCGCCGCGGTTTTAATGAAGCGCTCTCCATCGCTTATTACGCTGGCACAATCACCGGGATGTTGACCGATGGCTTGGGCCTTCTGGGTGGCACCCTGATCTTCATGATTTTCGGGCGTGCCGCCCCGGATGCATTATTAGGCTTTGGTTTTGGTGGCACCTTGCTAGCCCTATTCATGCGCGTAGGAGGCGGTATCTATACCAAGGCTGCAGATGTCGGTGCGGACCTGGTGGGTAAGGTCGAACAGGATATCCCCGAAGATGATCCCCGAAATGCCGCTGTGATAGCTGACCTGGTTGGTGATAACGTAGGTGACTGCGCAGGAATGGCTGCTGACATCTTCGAAAGCTATGAGGTGACCATCGTTTCTGGCCTGATCCTGGGGTTAGCCCTGGTTGCTCTGACCGGTGACTTAAAGTGGATCGTATATCCCTTAATTATCCGAGCTATCGGTGTGCTCAGCTCCATTTTAGGTACTTTCACCGTCCCAATCTGGGAAGGCTTCCCCATCAAGTTCCTGCGAGCTCATGATGCTGAAGAAGCCATGTTCCGTTCATATGAAGTGTCGAGCATCAATACCATAGTATGGTCGTTCGCCCTGGCTTACTGGTATGCCGATGATTGGCGCTTGGCTGCCTTAACCACCATTGGCGTCGCTCTTGCGGTTGCCTACAATCCGCTGACCTCCTATTTCACCTCCACCAAGAAGGCTCCTGTCAAGGAAATCGTCGATTCAACGCGTGGCGGTCCGGCGACCACCATCTTGTCCGGATTATCCGTGGGGATGGAATCAAGCGTATGGGCCTTGGTGGTGATTGTCATAAGCTTTATCCTGGCTGTGCTGCTCTACAGTTCTAACGGAACCACCTACGTTTTGTATGCAGTTGCCATGATCGGTATCGGTATGCTCAGCCACACCGGGAACAATGTCGCCATGGACTCGTACGGGCCCATCTCCGATAACGCCAACGGCATCGGCGAGATGGCCTGGCATGACATGGATGATGAAGAAACACGTAAAGCCCGCCAGATCATGGCGGATCTGGATGCGGTGGGTAACACCACGAAAGCCATCACCAAAGGTGTGGCAATTGCATCGGCAGTCATTGCCGCGGTCAGTCTATTTGCTTCTTTCATAACCGATGTCGGCCGGGTTCAATCACAGCTCGGTTTTCCGGTGATGGATTCCATCCGTGTCTCTGACACACGTGTATTTGTCGGTTTGCTGCTGGGTGGTGCCCTTCCCTGGTTATTCAGCTCGCTATCCATCAAAGCCGTCACGCGTGCTGCAGGCTTGATCGTGGAGGAAGTTCGTCGCCAGTTCCGCATCCCTGGGTTGATGGAGGGCAAGGTCCAGCCCGATTATGCTCGGGCAGTAGGTATCTCTACCAAGGCTGCACAAAAAGAGCTGATCCCGCTGGCAACCATCGCCGTCCTATTACCCCTGGCGGTCGGATTGTTATTACAGGTAGAGGCATTGGGCGGCTTCCTGGCTGGCATCATCCTGAGTGGCCAGCTCTTGGCGGTGTTTATGGCTAATACCGGCGGCGCCTGGGATAATGCTAAGAAATCGATTGAAGACGAACCCAGGGACCTTCAGGCGAACACCGGCAAGGGCTCCGAGCGACATAAGGCGGGTGTTGTCGGTGATACCGTTGGTGATCCGCTGAAAGACACCGCCGGGCCGGCACTTAACCCCATGATCAAGGTCGTCAATCTGGTCAGCCTGATCATGGCTCCCATCATCGTAAAATATAGCACCTCCCCTGCAGTGTCTTATGTGGTCGGGCTCGCGCTATTGGTTGCGGTTGGGTGGGCGATCCTGAGCAGTAAAAAACCTGCTACACCGTTCTAA
- a CDS encoding MFS transporter, with product MIEVEGLTKDYGARRAINNLTFQANSGEILGFLGPNGAGKTTTMRILTGFMPPTMGTARVAGFDVVDKSLEVRKRVGYLPETVPLYPDMTVFDYLKYMADLRHIKNADERVEDVLEIVHMEERSNGYISNLSKGMRQRIGLAQALLHEPEVLILDEPTIGLDPAQIKEVRTLIKDIGKQRTVLLSTHILSEAQQICDRVLIINKGVIVVEDTPERLQAGLSGVQRVSLQVQGDGDGLEKLINGISGVGKVTGRGEGAVEVETAPGKDLRPIIAKNVIKAGYDLLELRNVDLSLEDIFLELTRDEPAPPTTDDSEEA from the coding sequence ATGATCGAAGTTGAAGGATTGACCAAGGATTACGGTGCCAGGCGGGCGATCAATAACCTCACCTTCCAGGCGAACTCAGGCGAGATCTTGGGTTTCCTGGGTCCGAACGGGGCTGGCAAGACCACCACCATGCGCATCCTGACTGGTTTCATGCCACCCACGATGGGCACAGCCAGGGTAGCAGGTTTCGACGTGGTAGATAAATCCCTGGAGGTAAGAAAAAGAGTAGGTTATTTACCCGAAACCGTCCCCTTGTACCCAGATATGACTGTTTTCGATTATTTGAAGTACATGGCAGACTTGCGTCATATCAAGAATGCTGACGAGCGGGTAGAGGATGTGCTTGAGATCGTCCATATGGAAGAGCGGAGTAATGGGTATATCAGCAACTTATCCAAAGGTATGCGCCAACGAATTGGCCTGGCACAAGCACTATTGCATGAACCTGAAGTCCTCATTCTAGATGAACCGACGATTGGCCTGGACCCTGCCCAGATCAAAGAGGTGCGTACATTGATTAAGGATATTGGAAAACAACGCACTGTCCTGTTATCAACCCATATCCTGTCAGAAGCACAACAAATCTGCGACCGGGTCTTAATCATCAATAAAGGGGTGATCGTAGTCGAAGACACCCCGGAGCGGCTGCAAGCGGGGCTTAGTGGGGTGCAACGAGTTTCACTGCAAGTACAGGGTGACGGCGATGGATTGGAGAAGCTGATCAATGGGATTAGCGGGGTTGGGAAGGTGACCGGGCGAGGAGAAGGTGCGGTTGAAGTTGAGACTGCCCCAGGGAAAGACCTGCGCCCGATTATTGCCAAGAATGTAATCAAGGCGGGTTATGACTTGCTAGAGCTGAGGAATGTCGACCTGAGCCTGGAAGATATCTTCCTGGAATTAACCCGCGACGAACCTGCACCTCCGACTACCGACGATTCGGAAGAAGCTTAG
- a CDS encoding RNA polymerase subunit sigma yields MIDEELINAIANREDEHPALARLIELGRQKSFVTIDDILSFFPEAEQDVDQLEEAFAALISAGIPYVDDVTVGAPTEDELTAVEEEETEEETHRVVVVDDNYLANIDTDDTIGLYLKEVGRVPLLTAEEEVQLAKRIEQGRLAREELAKGNISLRRRGELQMHIEDGWLAREHLITANSRLVISVAKKYMGRGVPFLDLIQEGNIGLIRAAKKFDYRRGHKFSTYATWWIRQAVTRAIADQGRTIRVPVHMGDQINKLLRVQHQLTQRLGRDPSVDELAQALEVTPQKVENMIQVARRPLSLETPTDDEEDSVLGDFIQDEEVPAPDETATYNLLREHLDVVLNGLPPREVRILQLRYGLLDGQAYTLEEVGRKMGVTRERVRQIEAQALSRLRHPSIRRRLREYLG; encoded by the coding sequence ATGATAGATGAAGAATTAATCAATGCAATCGCGAATCGCGAAGACGAGCATCCTGCATTAGCCAGGCTAATCGAGCTGGGCAGGCAGAAATCTTTTGTAACGATCGATGATATCCTAAGCTTTTTCCCTGAAGCTGAGCAGGATGTGGACCAGCTGGAAGAGGCCTTTGCAGCTTTGATCAGCGCGGGCATCCCATATGTCGACGATGTCACCGTCGGAGCGCCGACGGAAGATGAGCTGACTGCAGTGGAAGAAGAAGAGACAGAGGAAGAAACTCACCGTGTGGTAGTGGTGGATGACAACTACCTGGCCAATATCGACACGGATGACACCATCGGGCTGTACCTGAAAGAAGTTGGCCGTGTCCCGTTGCTCACGGCTGAAGAGGAAGTACAGCTAGCCAAGCGCATTGAGCAAGGCAGACTGGCACGTGAAGAGTTAGCCAAGGGCAATATCAGCCTACGCAGGCGTGGTGAGCTTCAAATGCATATCGAAGACGGCTGGTTGGCTCGTGAGCATTTGATCACTGCCAACTCACGCCTGGTAATCAGTGTGGCCAAGAAATACATGGGCCGTGGAGTGCCATTCCTGGATCTAATCCAGGAAGGCAATATCGGCCTGATCCGGGCAGCCAAGAAATTTGATTACCGGCGCGGTCATAAATTCAGCACCTATGCCACCTGGTGGATCCGCCAGGCTGTGACGCGTGCCATCGCGGACCAAGGCAGGACGATCCGTGTGCCTGTGCATATGGGTGACCAGATCAACAAGCTGCTCAGGGTGCAGCACCAGCTTACCCAACGCCTGGGGCGTGATCCCAGTGTGGATGAGCTGGCTCAAGCCCTGGAAGTCACCCCTCAAAAAGTCGAGAACATGATCCAGGTTGCCAGGCGCCCACTCTCGCTCGAGACGCCGACTGATGACGAAGAAGATTCAGTGTTGGGTGACTTCATTCAAGATGAAGAAGTACCCGCACCTGATGAGACCGCTACGTACAATTTATTGCGTGAACACCTGGATGTGGTCTTGAATGGTTTACCGCCGCGTGAAGTACGAATCTTACAGCTACGTTACGGCTTATTGGATGGACAGGCTTATACCCTGGAAGAAGTGGGGCGGAAGATGGGTGTGACGCGTGAGCGCGTCAGGCAGATCGAAGCGCAAGCTTTAAGCCGTTTACGACATCCCTCCATACGCCGCAGGTTACGTGAATACCTCGGATAA